A single region of the Novipirellula aureliae genome encodes:
- the cysN gene encoding sulfate adenylyltransferase subunit CysN — MSHKSDLIATDIDAYLKQHEHKQLLRLITCGSVDDGKSTLIGRLLYDSKMIYEDQLAQLESDSKKVGTVGGDFDPALLTDGLKAEREQGITIDVAYRYFSTAKRKFIIADTPGHEQYTRNMATGASSADLAVILIDARHGVLTQTRRHSFIVSLLGIRHVVVAVNKMDLVDFSEDRFNEICDDYRSFATRLDLPDVHFIPISALKGDNLVDRSENMPWYDGSTLMNFLETVYIGSDRNLQDFRMPVQLVNRPNLNFRGFCGTIASGIIRKGEEIMVLPSRQKSRVKEIVTYDGNLDEAFTPLAVTLTLEDEIDASRGDMIVREGNLPKSRDHIEAMLVWMDAGSMVPGKTYLFKHTTQTMPGTIDTLKYRVDVNTLHREPAPQLELNEIGRVSISLSGPLHFDAYRRNRGTGAFIVIDRLTNATVAGGMILDKSGDEKTRSVWDDDLAADPSGDPNAVSAVTSEERAARFGQTAITVLLTGLTGSGKTSIALAVERKLFDAGRAVAMIDGENVRRGLSRDLGFSAADRSENLRRSAHLAHGINQAGMICLASFVAPSEEVRNKVSQLIGDEQFVVVHVATPIDVCRERDTKGQYAKADAGELLNFPGVTAVYDEPTNPDLVIDSSKQTIDECADEIVKLLKTKQFIR, encoded by the coding sequence ATGTCCCATAAATCTGATCTGATCGCCACCGATATCGACGCTTACCTCAAGCAGCATGAGCACAAGCAATTGCTTCGCTTGATCACGTGCGGCAGTGTTGATGATGGGAAAAGCACGCTGATTGGTCGTTTGTTGTACGACAGCAAGATGATTTATGAAGACCAATTGGCTCAGCTCGAGTCCGATTCCAAAAAAGTCGGTACCGTTGGCGGTGATTTCGACCCTGCACTACTGACCGATGGGCTCAAGGCTGAGCGAGAGCAAGGGATAACGATCGATGTCGCCTACCGTTACTTTAGCACGGCGAAACGCAAATTCATCATTGCGGACACTCCGGGTCACGAGCAATACACTCGGAACATGGCGACCGGAGCGAGTAGTGCGGATTTGGCCGTTATTCTTATCGACGCTCGGCACGGCGTTTTGACTCAGACGAGACGACATAGTTTTATCGTGTCGTTGTTGGGCATTCGGCACGTGGTTGTTGCTGTGAATAAAATGGATTTGGTCGACTTTAGCGAAGACCGTTTCAATGAAATTTGTGACGACTACCGATCTTTTGCCACGCGGTTGGATTTGCCAGACGTGCATTTTATCCCAATCAGCGCACTCAAAGGCGACAACTTGGTTGACCGCAGTGAAAATATGCCCTGGTATGATGGCAGCACGCTGATGAACTTTTTGGAGACGGTCTACATCGGCAGCGACCGGAACCTCCAAGATTTCCGGATGCCTGTCCAATTAGTCAATCGCCCTAATCTGAACTTTCGCGGTTTCTGTGGTACGATCGCGTCGGGCATCATTCGCAAGGGCGAAGAGATTATGGTGCTGCCGAGTCGGCAAAAGTCGAGGGTAAAAGAGATCGTTACCTATGACGGGAATTTGGACGAAGCGTTCACACCGCTTGCGGTCACGTTGACGTTGGAAGATGAAATTGACGCCAGCCGTGGTGATATGATTGTTCGTGAAGGAAACCTGCCCAAAAGTCGCGACCACATTGAGGCGATGCTCGTTTGGATGGATGCCGGGTCGATGGTTCCGGGCAAGACCTACTTGTTTAAGCACACGACCCAAACAATGCCAGGAACAATCGATACACTGAAATACCGCGTTGATGTCAACACATTGCATCGCGAGCCAGCACCTCAGTTGGAGCTCAATGAGATCGGACGCGTCAGTATCTCGCTGAGTGGTCCACTGCACTTTGACGCATACCGTCGCAACCGCGGAACAGGTGCGTTTATCGTGATCGATCGTTTAACCAACGCGACCGTCGCAGGCGGGATGATTTTGGACAAGTCGGGCGATGAAAAGACTCGCTCGGTTTGGGATGATGATCTGGCAGCCGATCCGTCGGGCGATCCTAATGCCGTTTCCGCCGTCACCTCTGAGGAGCGAGCAGCTCGGTTTGGCCAAACAGCGATTACCGTTCTACTGACCGGTTTGACCGGTAGTGGAAAGACGTCGATTGCGCTTGCCGTCGAGCGGAAGTTGTTTGATGCAGGAAGAGCGGTGGCAATGATTGATGGTGAGAACGTACGTCGAGGTCTCAGCCGCGATCTCGGCTTCTCGGCAGCCGATCGAAGCGAGAATCTTCGCCGTAGCGCCCACTTGGCTCATGGCATCAATCAGGCGGGAATGATTTGCCTCGCCTCCTTTGTGGCACCTTCGGAAGAGGTGCGAAATAAAGTTAGCCAACTGATTGGCGACGAACAATTCGTCGTCGTCCACGTCGCAACGCCGATCGATGTTTGTCGCGAAAGAGACACGAAGGGGCAGTATGCCAAAGCGGATGCAGGCGAATTGTTGAATTTCCCAGGCGTCACCGCGGTCTACGATGAGCCCACCAATCCTGACTTGGTGATTGATTCGTCAAAACAAACGATCGATGAGTGTGCGGATGAGATTGTCAAACTGCTCAAGACAAAGCAATTCATCCGTTGA
- the cysD gene encoding sulfate adenylyltransferase subunit CysD, protein MTDYNLTHLKQLEAESIHIFREVAAEFSKPVMLYSIGKDSAVLLHLALKAFHPGKIPFPLLHVDTTWKFHEMIEFRDSYVRKQLGLDLQVYINEEGLKHDIKPWEDSERHTEIMKTDALKAALDLYGFDAAFGGARRDEEKSRAKERVFSFRDKSHRWDPKNQRPELWNLFNGRVKNGESIRVFPMSNWTELDVWQYIHLEQIPIVPLYLSAPRKVVNRNGVLLMRNDDRMPLLEGEKEETKMVRFRTLGCYPLSGAVESEATTLPEVIQEMLLATTSERQGRIIDQDEGGAGMEEKKRRGYF, encoded by the coding sequence ATGACGGACTACAACCTCACCCACTTGAAGCAGCTCGAAGCGGAAAGCATCCATATTTTTCGTGAAGTTGCTGCCGAATTCAGTAAGCCTGTCATGCTGTATTCGATAGGAAAAGACTCAGCCGTCTTGTTGCATTTGGCACTCAAAGCGTTCCATCCGGGCAAAATCCCGTTTCCGCTGTTGCACGTCGACACGACGTGGAAGTTTCATGAGATGATCGAGTTTCGTGATAGCTATGTCCGCAAACAACTCGGTTTGGATCTGCAGGTCTATATCAACGAAGAGGGGCTAAAACACGACATCAAGCCATGGGAGGACAGCGAACGCCATACGGAGATCATGAAAACCGATGCGCTCAAAGCGGCTCTCGATCTGTACGGTTTTGATGCTGCATTTGGCGGAGCGAGACGTGATGAAGAGAAAAGTCGCGCCAAGGAACGTGTTTTTAGTTTTCGCGATAAATCGCATCGTTGGGACCCCAAAAACCAACGCCCTGAATTGTGGAACTTGTTCAACGGACGCGTCAAGAACGGCGAATCGATTCGCGTCTTTCCGATGAGCAATTGGACCGAGCTTGACGTTTGGCAGTACATTCATTTAGAGCAGATCCCGATTGTTCCGCTGTACCTGTCGGCACCTCGAAAAGTGGTCAATCGCAACGGCGTACTACTGATGCGGAACGACGACCGAATGCCGCTACTTGAAGGTGAAAAGGAAGAGACGAAAATGGTCCGTTTCCGGACGCTCGGGTGCTATCCGTTGTCTGGCGCAGTGGAAAGTGAAGCGACGACATTGCCCGAAGTGATCCAAGAAATGTTGCTCGCGACGACCAGTGAACGGCAAGGACGAATCATTGACCAAGATGAAGGTGGTGCGGGAATGGAAGAGAAAAAACGACGCGGATACTTTTAA
- the rpoN gene encoding RNA polymerase factor sigma-54, with product MIENAAMRMSMGLQARQMQVQKLAPRMIQSMEILQLPMLALQERIEQEMNENPLLEQQDADPTDPESLEDDRPSADTRSEDEKELVVNDDHDNQEDFERLQNMVNDLPSTFDDSFRRSSNRVQEDSDRRHDLMANAQSRPESLNDFLLHQLSELDIDDRIELLAERIISTLDARDGGYLRTPIADMLPAGHTDEDLQLAETALKVVQSLEPAGIAARDLSECLLNQLSPTAPFHDEMEILIKSHLVDLAENRLPQIAKKTGFTLEHIQVLKEELHTLNPKPGAAFMETYVPNVTPDIILERNEDGNYEVRLDDDRVPTLYISEYYRRRLQDPNSTSEEREFIKQKISSAQWLIDSIEQRRSTLTKVAEAIVEHQKRFLDEGPEAIEPLKMQQIADKVGVHVTTVSRAVDDKWIQTPRGILPLKRFFVGGTQTEGGEDVAWDTIRLKLQDLIDKEDKSDPYSDEQLVEELKKSGMTVARRTVTKYRKRMTIPSSRQRRDWTLVKK from the coding sequence TTGATTGAGAATGCTGCAATGCGGATGTCAATGGGCTTACAGGCCCGGCAAATGCAGGTCCAAAAATTGGCGCCACGGATGATCCAGTCGATGGAGATTCTGCAGCTTCCTATGCTGGCCCTGCAGGAGCGGATCGAGCAGGAGATGAATGAGAATCCGCTGCTTGAACAACAAGATGCGGATCCGACCGATCCCGAATCGTTAGAAGATGACCGCCCGTCGGCGGATACGCGGAGCGAGGACGAGAAAGAGTTGGTTGTCAACGATGACCATGACAATCAGGAAGACTTTGAGCGTCTTCAAAATATGGTCAACGATCTACCGAGCACCTTTGACGATTCGTTTCGTCGGTCATCGAACCGCGTCCAAGAGGATTCCGATCGACGGCACGACTTGATGGCAAACGCTCAATCAAGGCCGGAGTCGCTCAACGATTTTCTACTCCATCAATTGTCCGAACTCGATATTGACGACCGGATTGAACTGCTTGCCGAGCGGATCATCAGCACGCTTGACGCACGGGACGGCGGCTACTTGAGGACGCCGATTGCCGACATGTTGCCTGCTGGGCATACGGACGAGGATCTGCAGCTTGCGGAGACCGCGTTGAAGGTCGTTCAGTCTCTTGAGCCCGCCGGAATTGCGGCTCGTGATCTGAGCGAGTGTTTATTGAACCAGCTATCGCCAACGGCCCCATTTCACGATGAGATGGAAATTTTGATCAAGTCACATTTGGTCGACTTAGCCGAAAACCGCCTGCCCCAGATCGCCAAAAAGACCGGCTTTACTTTGGAGCATATCCAGGTCTTGAAGGAGGAGCTGCATACGCTCAATCCGAAGCCAGGAGCGGCGTTCATGGAGACGTATGTTCCGAACGTGACGCCTGACATTATTTTGGAGCGAAACGAAGATGGCAACTACGAAGTCCGCCTTGATGACGATCGGGTCCCAACGCTTTACATCAGCGAGTACTATCGCCGTCGGTTGCAAGACCCCAATAGCACCTCCGAGGAACGCGAGTTTATCAAACAGAAGATCAGCAGTGCTCAATGGTTGATCGACTCGATCGAGCAGCGACGCAGCACGCTGACAAAGGTGGCGGAAGCGATTGTCGAGCATCAGAAGCGTTTTTTAGACGAGGGGCCGGAGGCGATTGAGCCACTTAAAATGCAGCAAATCGCTGATAAGGTTGGCGTTCACGTGACAACCGTTAGTCGTGCGGTCGATGACAAATGGATCCAAACGCCTCGAGGCATTTTGCCGCTCAAGCGGTTCTTTGTCGGCGGAACCCAAACCGAAGGGGGCGAGGATGTCGCTTGGGATACGATCCGATTGAAGCTGCAAGATTTGATCGACAAGGAAGACAAAAGCGATCCTTACAGCGACGAGCAGTTAGTTGAAGAGCTGAAGAAATCGGGCATGACGGTCGCTCGTCGGACGGTTACCAAGTATCGCAAGCGAATGACGATTCCCAGCAGTCGCCAACGTCGCGATTGGACGCTTGTTAAGAAATAG
- the recR gene encoding recombination mediator RecR has protein sequence MAFTHRTTNSGTESLAADPKAESNVGSSSSSTNHLAPKNYAGAVSGLVDQLGKLPGIGRKSAERLAFHLLRVREDEALALAEAIRRVRQDVRYCSACYNLAETELCSICSDPNRDTTRLCVVEQPRDLMSLEQSSAYQGLYHVLLGRIAPLDGIGPDQLTIEALVDRVRLGEFREVIMATNPTVEGDGTSLYISNLLSEFPVQMTRLARGITAGSVLEYANREMIADALTGRQKL, from the coding sequence ATGGCTTTCACGCATCGCACCACCAATTCCGGTACCGAGTCGCTCGCCGCTGATCCGAAAGCGGAATCGAACGTCGGATCCTCGAGCTCGTCCACCAATCATCTGGCCCCCAAGAATTATGCCGGAGCAGTCTCGGGGCTGGTCGACCAACTAGGAAAACTGCCTGGTATTGGTCGCAAAAGTGCCGAGCGTTTGGCTTTTCACTTGCTGAGGGTTCGTGAAGATGAAGCGTTGGCGTTGGCCGAGGCTATTCGGCGGGTTCGGCAAGACGTTCGTTATTGTTCGGCTTGTTATAATCTAGCAGAAACCGAATTGTGTTCGATTTGCTCGGACCCGAACCGCGATACGACTCGGTTGTGCGTGGTGGAACAGCCTCGCGATTTGATGAGCCTGGAGCAATCAAGTGCCTACCAAGGTCTTTACCATGTTCTATTGGGGCGTATCGCCCCGTTGGACGGGATCGGTCCCGATCAACTCACCATCGAAGCACTTGTCGACCGGGTTCGACTCGGCGAGTTCCGTGAAGTGATTATGGCGACAAACCCCACTGTGGAGGGTGACGGCACCTCGCTGTACATTTCGAACCTGCTCAGTGAGTTCCCCGTCCAGATGACTAGGTTAGCTAGGGGGATTACAGCGGGAAGTGTCTTAGAATATGCAAATCGTGAGATGATTGCGGATGCACTAACCGGTCGGCAAAAGCTATAA
- a CDS encoding YbaB/EbfC family nucleoid-associated protein → MFKGLGNLGNIASMMGSLKDLPEKMKELNEKMKVETVSGASLDGSVVVVMNGVGQVQSVQIASESGGAALEPLVMEATNNAGAEAKQLYADAITQMVNEMDLHIPGLDNILAHLTGG, encoded by the coding sequence ATGTTCAAAGGACTTGGAAATCTCGGCAATATCGCTTCCATGATGGGATCGCTTAAAGATTTGCCCGAGAAAATGAAAGAACTCAACGAGAAAATGAAGGTGGAAACGGTAAGCGGTGCCTCGTTGGACGGCAGCGTCGTGGTCGTGATGAACGGAGTCGGGCAAGTGCAATCGGTCCAGATCGCCAGCGAGTCGGGCGGTGCCGCGCTTGAACCTTTGGTGATGGAAGCGACCAATAACGCGGGTGCTGAAGCGAAGCAACTTTACGCCGACGCAATTACGCAAATGGTAAACGAAATGGATTTGCATATCCCTGGTCTCGACAATATTCTCGCTCACTTAACGGGCGGTTAA
- a CDS encoding FHA domain-containing protein: protein MQVKLKVLTGSHSGREIAVNSDKFIIGRSDSCQLRPKSESVSRKHCILVVQESRVLIQDLKSRNGTFVNEKQLPIGKAKVLKPGDNLKIGKLEFEILIEHGLQAPKKPEVQNVGDAAARTVEAGTHDSRFEEVDVTSWLDEADQIDRVRKVADPETRQMKLGEVADEAPSRDDDSSELSIHESDSDSKAKDRQSRTKQKPGKLPEGLKKTMKENSRDAADDALKRFFSGR from the coding sequence ATGCAGGTAAAATTGAAGGTTTTGACGGGAAGTCATTCCGGCAGAGAAATCGCTGTCAACAGCGATAAGTTTATCATTGGCCGAAGTGATTCGTGCCAATTGCGTCCCAAGAGTGAGTCGGTGAGCCGCAAGCATTGCATCTTGGTTGTGCAGGAGAGCCGAGTCCTCATCCAAGATCTCAAAAGTCGCAATGGGACGTTTGTCAACGAAAAGCAGTTGCCGATCGGAAAGGCAAAGGTTTTAAAGCCTGGCGACAACTTGAAGATTGGTAAACTTGAATTTGAGATTCTGATTGAACATGGGCTGCAAGCTCCGAAGAAACCGGAGGTCCAAAATGTCGGTGATGCTGCCGCGCGAACCGTCGAAGCGGGGACCCACGACAGTCGTTTCGAGGAAGTCGACGTGACTTCTTGGCTCGATGAAGCGGACCAAATCGATCGAGTGCGAAAAGTGGCCGATCCCGAAACACGGCAAATGAAATTGGGGGAGGTCGCTGATGAGGCCCCCAGTCGCGATGACGATAGTAGCGAACTATCCATCCACGAATCGGATTCCGACTCGAAAGCGAAAGATCGACAAAGTCGAACCAAACAGAAACCGGGAAAATTGCCAGAAGGCCTGAAAAAGACCATGAAGGAGAATTCACGCGACGCAGCAGACGATGCTCTCAAACGTTTCTTTAGCGGTCGATAA
- a CDS encoding RNA polymerase sigma factor, giving the protein MEESTPLLIQRYRDNDPDAFEQLVARYHSLVFGICMRFLRHRQDAEDATQETFSRLAKHLSKWDSGRPFEPWLKAIAGNRCRTYRSRFQNREMLPLTQDPSAALDQVCAAAQPNQDAAREEVREELRLALRTLPANHRNAFQLFHEHSLGYAEIAAELECPIGTVKTWVHRARVAVMQQLLQREVVNEQMEKHYLSPNGLKERMQ; this is encoded by the coding sequence ATGGAAGAATCCACCCCCCTACTCATTCAACGGTACCGTGATAACGACCCCGATGCGTTCGAGCAATTGGTCGCTCGGTATCATTCGTTGGTTTTCGGGATCTGCATGAGATTCCTACGCCACCGACAAGATGCAGAAGATGCTACCCAGGAAACCTTCTCTCGCTTGGCCAAGCATCTCAGTAAATGGGATTCGGGGCGTCCATTCGAACCATGGCTGAAGGCGATTGCCGGAAACCGTTGTCGAACCTATCGGTCACGCTTCCAAAATCGCGAGATGTTGCCGTTGACTCAAGACCCGTCGGCAGCGCTAGACCAAGTTTGCGCCGCTGCACAGCCGAATCAAGACGCCGCTCGCGAGGAGGTCCGTGAAGAACTCCGCTTGGCCCTGCGAACGTTACCTGCGAATCATCGAAATGCGTTTCAGTTGTTCCACGAACATTCGCTCGGATACGCCGAAATCGCTGCGGAGCTCGAATGCCCCATCGGCACGGTAAAAACATGGGTTCACCGTGCTCGCGTGGCCGTGATGCAGCAATTGCTCCAACGCGAGGTCGTCAACGAACAGATGGAAAAACACTACCTTTCACCAAATGGCTTGAAAGAGAGGATGCAATGA